From Quercus robur chromosome 8, dhQueRobu3.1, whole genome shotgun sequence:
ACTTCCTTAATTGCCCCCGCCTGCTTAAGCTTATTCACTTCTTCCTTTACTGCCTCAACATGCTCTTTCAAAGAGCGTTGGGGTGGTTGTCTCCTCGGCACAGCACCGAGGCTTACATTCGACCGACGGCATATAAACTCAGGATCAATTCCTGGGACATCATAAGTACTCCATGCAAATACATCTACATTTCTCCTTAAAAACTCCAACAATTCTTTTTTCTCCATAGGGGGTAATTTAGCCCCAACTTGAAAGTATCTTTCTTCATCCTGATCGATCATAACCCTTTCCAACTCATCACATAGTAACCCTTACGACTCGGTCCCAAGTTCAACCTCGGGACCAGTTAATTGCTTTGGGACCTGCTCTATCCCTATTAGAGCTTGATCCGGGAAGTGCTGCTCAACAGCAGCCACCAAACATTGTCTAGCCACTATCTGGCTCTCGACTAGCTCCCTAGCTCATCCTTGCATAGGATACTTAACCTTCAAGTGCAGGGTAGATGACACTACCCCATAGCGTGAAGCCATGGCCTTACAAAAATAGCAGTATACGGGGAATAAGCTTCCACCACAATAAAGTTAACTTCTACCTCCTCATCCCTAGCTTGCATAGGTAGTCTAATCATTCCATGGGGGATTACCATTCTTCCATCAAATCTGACTTAAGGCAACTCATATTCCTCTAGATCCTTAAGTTTGAGATTCAACCCCTTATACAAATCCGAGTACATGATCTCAGCCCCACTTCCTTGGTCCACAAAGACTCTCTCACATTATATCCGGTGATCCGAATGGTCACCACTAAGGCATCATCATGGAGTTGGAATGTTCCCCCTTTATCCTTCTCTAAGAAACCTAGTGTTGGTACTGCCATCACTTTGGCCCTTTTAGACATTTGAGACAGATCCcccaattttgaatttgaagctACAGACATAACTCCCGAACATGAACTAGCATTGCCCCTAGGTGTAGCAAACACATTAATCGTACCCAGGGTTGGTTGAGGAACTCTGTCTCTTTGATATGCATCCTCAGGTCGTCCTACTTGCCCCCCTGACTGATGCAAGAATTGCTTTAACTTCCTAGCCTTCACCAACTGACCCAAGTGGTCACGCAAGGTTCTACAATCCTCAGTTGTATGTCCTCTCTCTTGATGATAGTGGTAGTAAAGACTCATATTTCGCTTGGATGGGTCTCTAcccatcttatttggccatttaaagtatGGTTCATTCTTTATCTTTTCGAGATTTAATAAATTGGCTCCTTAAACACCGAGTTGATCATTTGCGTGCCTATTCCTGATGATGGATTGAAAAAATCCCTCCTAGGTTAGTTATGATTGTATCCTCTTGCCAGAAGATCCCTTTTTTCTGGGAAGACTTTGACCTTTCCCTTTCCTTGGATCTGATCTTCCTCGACCCATTTGTGCTTATCAATGCGATCCATGAGTTGGGGCATACTACGGGCAGGTTTCTTTGTCAACgatttcctcaaatcatgctcTGGGGGAAGTCCTACCTTGAAAGTCCTTATAGCTACATCTTCAAAATCACCATCTATCTCATTGaacacctcccaatacctattgGAATAAGTCTTCAAAGTCTCCCTTTCCCTTATGACCATGGATAATAAGGAATCTGAGGGCCTTAGGACTCTGCTACACGTCACAAATCTTACTGCAAATGCTTTTGTAAGTTCCTCTAAAGATCTTATAGAGCCTTCCTCCAGCTCGTCAAACCATTTCATGGCAACAGGCTCGAAGCTAGAGGAGAAGAAGACCTTGCACATAAGAGCCTCATTCATTGAGTGGATAGCCATCCTCTGATTGAAGTGGCTTACATGTTCCACAGGGTTGGTTCTCCCATTATAAATAGTAAACGTAAGTTGTGCAAAATGATGAGGAAGTTTTGCTCTGTCAATTCTCCTTGTAAAAGATGACTTTGAAATTTGATGAAGAGCCTTACTCATTGCATTATTCCCCATATTCCTAGAGGGTGATCTCTCTCCTcgctttctcctttttttctctAGCCTATCAAGGCATGATGATGCAGAGAAAGGTTCGCTAAGGGGTGTCCTTGACCTTCGTTTATAGGTTCGGTCCCCTTCCTCATCAGATCCTTCACTTGATGGAGGTGTTGGATCATTTCCGTCGCTCTCCTAATGATGCAATTTTTTGCGCAAGTGGTCAATCTCTAATTTTAGATTCCGTGTTTCCTACTCATGTGAAGCATGGCCTCCAATTCTGGAATGGCTCTTATAGGTCTGCCCCGTATACAGAGTTTCCACCCTAACACTTGGGGTGGGATTATGCTTTCTGTCTCTCCTTCTTTCTAGGTTAATAAAGTGGTCATTTTGTTGAGAACCCATTGACTCTTCCCTGTCATGCTCCGGGTTGGCCATAACTTAGGAAGAATGAACTGCAAATGAACTTTCCACAGATGGCGCTAATTGTAGGTACTAGGAAATTGACGACCTAAGCCCACCAAAAACAGTGATGCCTTACTCGTCAACTCAAGCCCACACAATAGAATTTTTAAAGAGAGTGGGAAAAAAGTTCAAGCGTAATTCTGGGACTAAGTTCTGGTCTAATCCGAGGAACTAGAAGCTCTAGATGAATGATTAGGAATGACAATGGGTTGAGGTCGGGTCAGGTTGGGTTTCTTTATgcccgaacccgacccatgGGCTTGTACTCATTACCTGAACCCGGCCTGTTTaattaacagttttttttttttttaatttttttgttgcacCCAAACCCGCCTCGTCGAGCCCcggcccaaaatcacaaacctaGAAATCagaacaaacccaaaatcacaaacgACAGAATATGTATGTAATTATCTTCGCAATCACAACATATTCTTGGCAATTTTCTTGCCATCCAAATGGATGCCAAGATCTAACAAACCAATTTGtacaaaaaattcaacaaattacAAATCCCAAAAGTTTTGCAAACCCAGAAATAAAATTAGCAAATTTGAAAATCCCAccaacaaaacaccaaaaaaacccaacaaatttggctaaaaaaaaaaaaaaaaaaaaacctaaacccAAAATTTGCTCACAAAAAcacgaaaagaaaaaaaatccaaaccacACTGATTGTGGATCTGTAACGGGTGAGGGGTGGTTCATGGTGGATTTGTAACAGGCGAGGTGCTTGATTGCTTGATTGTGGCTGGGCTTATCGGCGACGATTTTCTTGGATCTTGTTTTCTGGGCTTGGTTTTAGTTGTGGTGGCTTGGGTGAGTTGCCAGTTGTGTGGTGCTTGATCGCTTAAGGGAATGCTTGAGGGAAGGCGGTGACAGCTTAGTTCGGTGACAAgattgagagtgagtgagaatGGGAGAGGAGAGTGGGCAGCTGGTGAGTGATTGAATGTGTATTGTGAAATGAGAGAGGGTTAGTTTTAGGGTTTAtaattatgtgtgtgtatgtgtgtgtgtatatatatatatatatatatatatagaagggttttttttttttgtaattgtattAACTTATAATTAACCGGGTTAGGTCGGGTCCGGGTTTTTACCAAAACCTGGACTCGACCCGGACCCacttcaggttttttttttttttaaaacccaaacccgaccctattctttatcggCCGAGTAAAACCCGACCCATTAGGGTTAGGCCGGGTCGGGCCCCACGGGTTGGGTAGCAATTGCCATCCCTATGAATGATACAAATTCTACATCAAACCTTCACTGTTCATCCTGTAGTTTATTTTTACACTTAGAGAAaaatttcccccccccccccctaaactAGGAAGTTCCCCTATCTTATATATCCTTCCTCTTGGCATCCTAACCCTCCACCTGTATGCCTCAGGGCTTTCCTTAGGTCACTTGTTCCATCAGAGCTCTGATGAAGGTGGTAGAAGGGGCTTCTAACTGTGAAACTACTGCTCATGTGTCATTTCTTCATTTAATGTAGCTTATAAGGTTGTTGTAGTGTATTCAATGTGGTGGGGAAATGTATACCCTTTACCGGAAGCTTCCTCCCACCACCTTGGCCCTCCTTCCCTCTGATCCTTTCTCCTCCAAATGGGTCCTGTGGGGACCAACAATTGACGGGCCAGGCCCATTCGCTGATGAAGGGCCCAAAGGTCTAAGCAGAAAAAGggtcatggccagagttcaAGAATAGTGTGACccaaattggcccggagaagcagccgaggacagtgcagtcctcggctgactcAAGAAtaagggcagaaaggtaaaaggacgtgcttgaagggaaatccaaaatatctaagaaaagcTTCCTCTGCCACCTTCCCCATACATATCTATGCGCCTAGCAGAGCCTTACCCATTAACTTTATGAACAACTctcaacgacttaggtctgggactgatgggacaagtatcagtcttggaaatgttgaccctacacgtggacgaaggaaattgaaggCAGgccaatataaaaggaaaatatgcaACCTAAAGAAGGGGAGATCCTTCCAGAGAAAAGGACCAAAAGGGGTGAACATCTCTAAATCATGCATGAACAACTTAACAAAACCATAGCcgagtaaacatgacttagcctttcgaccccactctctacaaatgatattgtacgggtccatttacgtgcgaacccaatccTGCTGTggtttaacgcaaatcgtgcccctacaattggcgcccaccgtggggaggcttgcgtgttagctcgagcggtggcaAGGTTGagtttctgtcgaacaagggacTATGAGGATGCCTGtatcaccggcgacacattgttgctattccaacataggctcctactaggggctacgttccacggtgtcaacgacatgggcaagcctaggggcttcaaacatcaggtcgacttcctccaccttattcgaggagcaaAACCTTCGGAAGAataatcatacaagttttggacagaaccaaggccttgcatggtcctcggacccaagcctctggggaaaccaactacttaaaaggaatcagacaagttttggacagaaccaaggccttgcatggtcctcggacccaagcctctggggaaaccaactacttaaaaagaatcatacaagttttggacagaaccaaggccttgcatggtcctcggacccaagcctctggggaaaccaactacttaaaaagaatcatacaagttttggacagaaccaaggccttgcatggtcctcggacccaagcctctggggaaaccaactacttaaaaggaatcagacaagttttggacagaaccaaggccttgcatggtcctcggacccaagcctctggggaaaccaactacttaaaaagaatcatacaagttttggacagaaccaaggccttgcatggtcctcggacccaagcctctggggaaaccaactacttaaaaggaatcagacaagttttggacagaaccaaggccttgcatggtcctcggacccaagcctctggggaaaccaactacttaaaaagaatcatacaagttttggacagaaccaaggccttgcatggtcctcggacccaagcctctggggaaaccaactacttaaaaggaatcagacaagttttggacagaaccaaggccttgcatggtcctcggacccaagcctctggggaaaccaactacttaaaaagaatcatacacttgcatggtcctcggacccaagcctctggggaaaccaactacttaaaaagaatca
This genomic window contains:
- the LOC126696078 gene encoding uncharacterized protein LOC126696078, with protein sequence MGNNAMSKALHQISKSSFTRRIDRAKLPHHFAQLTFTIYNGRTNPVEHVSHFNQRMAIHSMNEALMCKVFFSSSFEPVAMKWFDELEEGSIRSLEELTKAFAVRFVTCSRVLRPSDSLLSMVIRERETLKTYSNRYWEVFNEIDGDFEDVAIRTFKVGLPPEHDLRKSLTKKPARSMPQLMDRIDKHKWVEEDQIQGKGKVKVFPEKRDLLARGYNHN